In Candidatus Zixiibacteriota bacterium, a genomic segment contains:
- a CDS encoding NAD(P)H-binding protein, which produces MRDKPILVIGGTGHYGSHIVHSLLEKGANVRVLTRNAGKARKKLGGGPEIIEGDITSKESVIQSLDGAGGVIISISAFSPKLIRKIELIERDAVLMVLAEAEKLGVSRIVYISVYDIKLELPGDFDFPLRQKLARLKLDVENALRESKLNCTILGAPPSMEIFFAMIRGRTMLVPGGGPPALFNISPVDMGEIAAQAVFRNDLNGKRFRMTGPEALSFKEAAMRIGQAFARKIKFRKIPIFFPRLVQIMTYPIALFSDRFYFINQMINFIRILNHFPKDFIDDIPKEHQTLLDTFDYTPTTLEQETKGRFGDSM; this is translated from the coding sequence ATGCGAGACAAACCGATTCTCGTTATCGGCGGGACGGGGCATTACGGGAGCCATATTGTCCATAGTTTATTGGAAAAAGGCGCGAATGTCAGAGTCTTAACCCGAAATGCCGGTAAGGCCAGAAAAAAGCTGGGCGGCGGACCGGAAATAATCGAAGGCGATATCACATCGAAAGAATCGGTTATACAATCACTGGACGGCGCGGGCGGTGTTATTATAAGCATATCCGCCTTTTCTCCAAAATTGATTCGCAAGATAGAACTTATCGAGCGGGATGCCGTCCTGATGGTTCTGGCCGAAGCCGAAAAACTCGGTGTTTCCCGAATCGTCTATATTTCCGTTTATGACATCAAATTGGAACTGCCCGGAGATTTTGATTTTCCGCTCAGGCAAAAGCTGGCCCGGTTGAAACTCGATGTTGAAAACGCCCTGCGCGAATCAAAACTAAATTGTACTATTCTGGGCGCGCCGCCTTCGATGGAAATATTTTTCGCAATGATACGCGGTCGGACTATGCTCGTCCCCGGCGGAGGTCCCCCGGCCCTGTTTAATATCTCGCCGGTAGATATGGGAGAAATTGCCGCTCAGGCTGTTTTCCGAAATGATCTGAACGGCAAAAGATTTCGTATGACCGGTCCCGAAGCGTTGTCATTCAAAGAGGCTGCTATGCGCATAGGCCAAGCTTTCGCCAGGAAAATAAAATTCCGAAAAATCCCCATATTTTTTCCGAGACTGGTTCAAATAATGACTTATCCAATTGCGCTCTTCAGCGACCGTTTTTATTTTATCAACCAAATGATCAATTTTATCCGGATCCTAAATCATTTCCCGAAGGATTTTATTGACGATATCCCCAAAGAGCATCAAACTTTATTAGATACTTTTGATTATACTCCAACAACTCTGGAGCAGGAAACCAAAGGACGATTCGGGGATTCCATGTAA
- a CDS encoding thrombospondin type 3 repeat-containing protein: MSKSKSLSIMIICLLSLIMSGSLQAQEYTCGDANNDGIINIKDIVAVLDYLLNKSGLPANPEAADVDQIPGITMNDNQAIVDAFVYKFDLTCQTVPDTTIEVTDDSIFVLGGLVLPGVRDIEVEVKVKTNEHIYGISLPFAFSCATSEVVCDSVTFPPRFYYSFEIQQSVIDNSAHTVLTALGSIAPGGLTGPGEFQIASLWLHVESVNETEEQEIVFDTTQVPPNNYVLLTKNQPNHEAAIPGIKYISDIVLNQDSDDDGIYDAYDNCPFVPNPDQANDDGDSYGNLCDNCPSTPSEDLTDSDGDELGDVCDACPNDADNDIDGDSVCGDIDNCPTVANADQADLNGNNIGDACESTGEFQCGDVNGDGWVNVGDPVYLINFLFKYGPPPCQPIQKK; encoded by the coding sequence ATGTCTAAGTCAAAATCACTCTCGATTATGATTATATGTCTTCTCAGCCTGATAATGAGCGGCTCGCTTCAGGCCCAGGAATATACCTGCGGCGATGCCAATAATGACGGGATTATAAATATTAAGGATATCGTCGCCGTTCTGGACTACTTATTGAATAAATCGGGTCTTCCCGCCAATCCGGAAGCGGCTGACGTCGATCAAATTCCCGGTATTACGATGAATGATAATCAGGCCATTGTTGACGCTTTTGTTTACAAATTCGACTTAACCTGCCAGACGGTACCCGATACAACTATCGAAGTTACCGATGATAGTATCTTCGTGTTGGGCGGACTCGTTTTGCCCGGCGTGCGCGATATCGAAGTGGAGGTGAAAGTCAAAACTAATGAACATATTTATGGGATTTCGTTGCCTTTCGCGTTTTCGTGCGCAACTTCGGAAGTCGTATGCGACTCGGTGACATTCCCTCCCAGATTTTATTACTCTTTCGAAATTCAGCAGAGCGTAATCGACAATTCGGCTCATACAGTCCTGACGGCTCTGGGATCTATCGCACCCGGCGGCCTGACCGGTCCGGGAGAATTTCAAATAGCTTCGCTATGGCTCCACGTTGAGAGCGTTAACGAGACCGAGGAACAGGAAATCGTATTTGATACGACCCAGGTTCCGCCCAACAATTACGTTCTCCTGACGAAAAATCAGCCCAATCATGAAGCCGCCATCCCCGGCATAAAATATATATCCGACATAGTGCTAAATCAGGATAGCGATGACGACGGCATTTATGACGCTTATGATAATTGTCCTTTTGTCCCCAATCCCGATCAGGCCAACGATGATGGTGATTCTTACGGAAATCTGTGCGACAATTGTCCCTCTACACCCAGCGAAGATTTGACCGACAGCGACGGCGATGAACTGGGAGATGTTTGCGATGCCTGTCCCAATGACGCCGATAATGATATTGATGGTGATTCCGTCTGCGGCGATATCGATAATTGCCCCACGGTAGCTAATGCCGACCAGGCCGATCTAAACGGAAATAATATCGGAGATGCCTGCGAATCAACCGGTGAATTTCAATGCGGCGATGTCAACGGTGATGGGTGGGTAAATGTCGGTGATCCGGTTTACCTGATAAATTTCCTGTTCAAATACGGTCCGCCGCCGTGCCAGCCGATTCAAAAGAAGTAA
- a CDS encoding aromatic amino acid ammonia-lyase, translating into MAIKLNGSGLTIEKLIAIARYGEAVELQTEAIERIKKCRAMLNKKIEAGEIMYGVNTGIGEFSEVALSNDQVNQFQRYLIYNHSAGIGDPAPIEYVRGAMASRINVHAHGNSGCRLEITQTLVDMLNKGVTPFVCQKGSVGACGDLAPMSQVALLMMGEGEAYYRGKLYDGKEAMDKAGIPIPGLKARDGLAIINGSNVLTAMSAIFLYDANRWLKQSEIAAAMSLEALKANMKPYDERIHKIRGFKGAVRSSRAINKVIAGGDLVEGRIPCKVQDAYSMRSTPQVIGAAHDALGYAKSQVEIELNGVGDNPIFFPDEDIHLSGANFQGSPVSVPMDMAGFCVTMISVLSERRMNRLNNPALSAGLPPFLTKGAGMFSGMMLSQYTADTQIVEQRILSAPASIQSIPAAADQEDFVSMGMNTAIKNFQILDNAYGILGIELMAAAQALDFREYNFGKGTTKAKEIIRRHVDFIDEDRPLYPDHTKMKELVKSCEILEEVEKEIGPLE; encoded by the coding sequence ATGGCAATTAAATTGAATGGCTCTGGATTAACTATAGAAAAATTGATTGCGATTGCCCGTTATGGAGAGGCGGTTGAACTTCAAACGGAAGCAATCGAGCGCATAAAAAAGTGCCGAGCCATGCTCAATAAAAAAATTGAGGCGGGGGAAATTATGTACGGCGTCAATACCGGCATCGGCGAGTTTTCCGAAGTCGCCCTATCCAACGACCAGGTCAATCAATTCCAACGTTATCTTATTTATAATCACAGCGCCGGTATCGGCGATCCGGCCCCGATTGAATATGTCCGTGGCGCAATGGCATCTCGAATCAATGTCCATGCTCATGGCAATTCGGGTTGTCGATTGGAAATTACGCAAACCCTCGTAGACATGCTGAATAAAGGCGTTACGCCGTTTGTCTGCCAGAAAGGTTCCGTCGGCGCCTGCGGTGATCTGGCGCCCATGTCCCAGGTTGCTCTTTTGATGATGGGCGAAGGCGAGGCATATTACCGGGGCAAATTATATGACGGCAAAGAAGCAATGGATAAGGCCGGTATCCCTATCCCCGGTTTGAAAGCCCGCGATGGTCTGGCTATAATAAACGGCTCCAATGTTCTGACCGCTATGAGCGCGATTTTTCTCTATGATGCCAACCGCTGGTTAAAACAATCCGAAATCGCCGCGGCGATGTCTCTGGAAGCGTTAAAAGCTAACATGAAACCATACGACGAACGGATTCACAAAATCCGCGGATTCAAAGGCGCCGTCCGCAGTTCCCGAGCGATAAATAAAGTCATAGCCGGGGGTGATCTTGTCGAAGGCAGAATCCCGTGCAAAGTGCAGGACGCTTATTCCATGCGTTCCACGCCGCAGGTAATCGGTGCCGCGCATGATGCTTTGGGATATGCCAAATCACAGGTTGAAATCGAGCTCAACGGCGTCGGCGATAACCCAATATTTTTCCCCGATGAGGATATCCATTTATCCGGAGCGAATTTCCAGGGCTCGCCAGTATCGGTTCCGATGGATATGGCCGGTTTTTGTGTTACCATGATCAGCGTTTTGTCGGAAAGGCGCATGAATCGATTGAACAATCCGGCTCTGAGCGCCGGGTTGCCGCCGTTTTTGACCAAAGGCGCCGGGATGTTTTCCGGGATGATGCTTAGCCAGTACACGGCCGACACTCAAATCGTGGAGCAGAGAATTCTCTCGGCTCCGGCATCGATACAGTCTATTCCGGCCGCAGCCGATCAGGAAGATTTTGTCTCGATGGGTATGAATACGGCCATCAAGAATTTTCAGATTCTCGACAATGCCTATGGAATTTTGGGTATTGAACTCATGGCCGCCGCACAGGCTCTTGATTTTCGTGAATATAATTTTGGCAAAGGAACGACAAAAGCAAAAGAGATTATCCGGCGCCATGTTGATTTTATCGATGAAGACCGCCCCTTGTATCCCGATCATACAAAGATGAAAGAACTGGTAAAATCATGTGAAATTCTGGAGGAAGTCGAAAAAGAAATCGGACCTCTGGAGTGA
- a CDS encoding sulfide/dihydroorotate dehydrogenase-like FAD/NAD-binding protein, with product MFKILDKDELCPKIYRFRIEAHKLVSKARAGQFVILRKDEHGERVPMSIGGLDKEKGILTIVIQEVGKTSGAMNEMKAGDHFLDVVGPLGLPSHTEKFGRCICIGGGVGIPPIYPIVQALKDAGNKVETIIGARTKDLLIFQKELESTSDKLHIATDDGSFGTHGFVTTVLEQLMQDGTPIDFVIAIGPVPMMRAVAEATREAKINTWVSLNPIMVDGTGMCGACRVTVGGKTKFACVDGPDFNAHEVDFDEMTSRLKMYHKQEKVAYDLFLEHHGKCLAQESES from the coding sequence GTGTTCAAGATTCTGGATAAAGATGAACTGTGCCCCAAAATATACCGCTTCCGCATCGAAGCGCACAAATTGGTCTCCAAAGCCAGGGCGGGTCAGTTTGTAATCCTGCGTAAGGACGAACATGGGGAACGGGTTCCGATGTCTATCGGCGGCCTGGATAAGGAAAAAGGCATCCTGACGATTGTCATTCAGGAAGTCGGCAAAACATCGGGAGCAATGAACGAGATGAAAGCGGGCGATCATTTTCTTGATGTCGTCGGCCCGTTGGGACTACCCAGCCATACCGAAAAATTCGGACGCTGCATCTGTATCGGCGGCGGCGTTGGCATCCCCCCGATTTACCCTATTGTCCAGGCTCTCAAAGATGCCGGTAACAAGGTTGAAACTATTATCGGCGCCCGGACTAAAGACTTGCTGATTTTTCAGAAAGAGCTCGAAAGCACATCGGATAAACTTCATATCGCAACCGACGATGGTTCGTTTGGTACTCATGGATTTGTGACAACCGTTCTGGAACAATTGATGCAGGATGGCACCCCTATTGATTTTGTCATCGCCATTGGTCCCGTTCCGATGATGCGAGCCGTTGCGGAGGCGACCCGCGAGGCAAAGATTAATACCTGGGTGAGTCTCAATCCGATCATGGTGGACGGTACCGGCATGTGCGGCGCCTGCCGTGTTACCGTCGGCGGAAAAACCAAATTCGCCTGCGTCGATGGTCCGGATTTTAACGCTCATGAAGTTGACTTTGATGAAATGACCAGCCGCCTGAAAATGTATCACAAACAAGAGAAGGTGGCCTACGATTTATTTTTGGAACACCATGGAAAATGTCTGGCTCAAGAGTCAGAATCGTAA
- a CDS encoding class I SAM-dependent methyltransferase, translating to MNNKEIVKAGYNNISEAYLASRTKDSEDVQLLDDLVQRLPQGASVLDAGCGAGVPVTQLLSQYFQVVGVDFSEAQIKLARKMVPQALFICQDITDLTFPDATFDAICSYYTIIHIPRQAHEAIFQHFFRMLKPSGLALLCLGADDLENDIVEDYLGVRMYWSHYDFETNLALIAACGFEIIWSRIVEDATSPGPGHLFVLIQKKPA from the coding sequence ATGAACAACAAAGAAATCGTCAAAGCCGGATACAATAATATCTCCGAGGCTTACCTTGCGAGTCGTACTAAAGACTCCGAAGATGTGCAATTACTTGACGATTTGGTACAACGGCTGCCTCAAGGCGCGTCGGTTCTCGATGCCGGTTGCGGTGCCGGAGTACCGGTAACTCAGTTGTTGAGTCAGTACTTCCAGGTTGTGGGTGTGGATTTCTCCGAGGCCCAGATTAAACTTGCTCGCAAAATGGTACCTCAGGCGCTGTTTATTTGCCAGGATATCACTGATCTGACCTTTCCCGACGCCACCTTCGACGCAATCTGCTCCTATTATACGATTATCCACATTCCGCGACAGGCACACGAAGCTATCTTTCAGCACTTCTTTCGAATGCTTAAGCCGTCCGGTCTGGCACTGCTTTGCCTTGGGGCAGACGATCTGGAAAATGACATCGTCGAAGATTATCTGGGCGTTCGGATGTATTGGAGTCATTACGACTTCGAGACGAATCTGGCTCTGATCGCTGCCTGTGGATTTGAGATAATCTGGTCGCGAATCGTGGAAGATGCCACTTCGCCTGGGCCGGGCCACCTCTTTGTTCTGATACAGAAGAAACCAGCCTGA
- a CDS encoding exonuclease domain-containing protein — protein sequence MIDKDTIFIAFDTETTGLTASDGRIVEIAALKFDFHENEIARFSELVNPGMKIPTAAMNVHHISDEEVADKPMIDIILPKFLDFIGNDKSVLIAQNAIFDIGFVNHEALRNDIKLPGNTILDQIDLTRKAHPNLISYSLEKICRLFNLVDTQTHRAMADAVLVKRLFFHCLKKWIAIDDKALILNELYHYSFGGPMIVKINQGLLDIIETALDKGAKLEIVYDGGSMRKTPRQIIPVVMYNRDGVMFLTAQCLVSNTKKQFRVDRIKQCEIVK from the coding sequence ATGATCGACAAAGATACTATTTTCATAGCCTTTGACACCGAAACGACAGGTTTAACAGCTTCCGACGGCAGGATCGTCGAAATTGCCGCGCTCAAATTTGATTTCCATGAAAACGAAATCGCAAGGTTTTCCGAACTGGTGAATCCGGGAATGAAAATTCCCACGGCGGCTATGAACGTCCATCATATCAGCGACGAAGAGGTGGCCGATAAACCGATGATAGATATTATCCTGCCGAAATTTCTGGATTTTATCGGCAATGATAAATCGGTTCTTATCGCGCAGAATGCCATATTTGATATCGGCTTTGTAAATCATGAGGCGTTGCGCAACGATATAAAATTGCCGGGCAATACAATCCTTGACCAGATTGACCTGACCCGCAAAGCTCATCCCAATTTGATATCTTATAGTCTGGAGAAAATCTGCCGTCTGTTTAATCTGGTCGATACTCAAACACATCGAGCCATGGCCGATGCCGTTTTGGTCAAAAGGCTGTTTTTTCATTGCCTTAAAAAATGGATAGCGATCGACGATAAAGCGCTAATCCTGAATGAACTTTATCACTACTCCTTCGGCGGACCGATGATCGTGAAAATCAACCAAGGATTGTTGGATATAATCGAGACCGCTCTGGATAAAGGCGCCAAACTCGAAATCGTCTACGACGGAGGTTCAATGCGTAAAACGCCGCGGCAGATTATTCCCGTCGTAATGTATAATCGGGACGGAGTTATGTTTTTAACGGCGCAATGTCTGGTGTCAAATACCAAAAAGCAATTCCGCGTCGATAGAATTAAACAATGTGAAATAGTAAAATAA
- a CDS encoding DinB family protein, protein MSEQVNGTPAGVLVRQLKMISSWMPEQVKEMSSEELLYRAGGKRSHILWCIGHIIVGSDIVTYISAGESNVPDKYRELFGIGTTPKDNIEGYPPIAEIMNVYKNMINNVIETIQSLSDDDLYSSLVGDHPKTLAEYFKTRLDLVTGTIGHLTYHIGQIYFIMRMLGKPGVG, encoded by the coding sequence ATGAGTGAACAAGTTAATGGAACACCTGCCGGTGTGCTCGTTCGACAATTAAAAATGATATCTTCATGGATGCCCGAGCAAGTGAAGGAAATGTCAAGTGAAGAGCTTTTATATCGAGCGGGCGGAAAACGCAGTCATATATTATGGTGTATTGGGCATATTATCGTGGGCAGTGATATTGTCACCTACATATCAGCCGGAGAATCAAATGTGCCAGATAAATATCGCGAGTTATTTGGCATCGGAACAACACCAAAAGACAATATTGAGGGCTATCCTCCAATCGCTGAGATTATGAATGTTTATAAAAATATGATTAATAATGTCATCGAGACAATTCAATCGTTGAGTGATGATGATCTGTATTCATCTTTAGTCGGCGATCATCCCAAAACGCTGGCCGAGTATTTCAAAACACGGCTTGATTTGGTAACCGGTACTATTGGGCATTTGACATATCATATCGGCCAGATATATTTCATCATGCGGATGCTGGGCAAACCCGGGGTGGGTTGA
- a CDS encoding 3-hydroxyacyl-CoA dehydrogenase NAD-binding domain-containing protein, with protein MAFQNIYIVGAGVMGCGIAETIGSTGTEVYLIDKTTRLAEKGVKTIEENINREIEKWGLTESDKRAILSRIHPSSDLDLASDAEMVIEAIPDRLGQKRKLFEELDHLCKLETIFVTNTSTLSISEIASATRRPDKIIGMHFLNPVTKIQIVEVVRGLKTSDATYNYIREFAELINKKPILVHEYPGYVTTRVIVPLLNEAMHVLMEGISTADDIDEAMKLGFGFNVGPLALADMMGLDEVMAWMENLISELSEHKYNPCPLLRKMVRAGHLGVKTGEGFFKYDSEGHRIREDETEENAV; from the coding sequence TTGGCATTTCAAAATATTTATATAGTCGGAGCCGGTGTGATGGGGTGCGGAATCGCCGAAACCATCGGGTCAACCGGAACAGAAGTATATCTAATAGATAAGACCACTCGTCTGGCGGAAAAGGGTGTAAAAACAATTGAAGAAAATATTAACCGTGAAATCGAGAAATGGGGATTAACTGAATCAGATAAGAGGGCCATACTTTCTCGTATTCATCCGTCCTCGGATCTGGATCTGGCCAGCGATGCCGAAATGGTAATCGAAGCTATCCCCGATAGATTAGGACAAAAAAGAAAACTATTTGAAGAGCTTGATCATCTATGCAAACTGGAAACGATTTTCGTAACCAACACCTCAACGCTTTCAATATCAGAAATTGCTTCGGCTACGAGGCGCCCGGATAAAATTATCGGGATGCACTTTTTAAATCCGGTCACCAAGATTCAAATCGTGGAAGTTGTCAGGGGTTTAAAAACATCCGATGCGACCTACAATTACATCCGCGAATTCGCTGAGTTGATAAATAAGAAACCTATCCTGGTGCATGAATATCCCGGTTATGTAACTACGAGAGTTATCGTGCCTCTCCTCAATGAAGCTATGCACGTATTGATGGAAGGCATCTCTACCGCCGACGACATTGATGAAGCGATGAAACTTGGTTTTGGTTTTAATGTTGGCCCCTTGGCTTTGGCCGACATGATGGGACTTGATGAAGTCATGGCCTGGATGGAGAATCTCATAAGCGAGTTATCCGAACATAAATATAATCCCTGTCCTCTGCTGAGAAAAATGGTGCGTGCCGGTCATCTTGGTGTAAAAACCGGCGAAGGATTTTTTAAATATGACAGTGAGGGCCATCGCATTCGAGAGGATGAAACGGAGGAAAACGCGGTATGA
- a CDS encoding acetate kinase, which yields MMILVLNCGSSSVKYQLIDMEKELALAKGSVERIGMSASVLTHIPHDRPQRKISREILDHIQAIDQVIIMLLSEKYGVISDKSEINAVGHRVVHGGERFTEPVLVTRDLMGEIRNLIELAPLHNPHNIRGINAAKKNLPDIPQVAVFDTAFHHRIPPHAHIYGIPYQLYKKYAIRRYGFHGPSHQFVSQIAAEKLGKPIEELKMITCHLGNGASMAAVDGGVSIDTTMGFTPLEGLLMGTRSGDADPAIILHIMAREELSLHEANTLLNKHSGLIGISGLSSDVREIQEAAEEGHPNAKLALDIYCYRIKKYIGSYAAVMGGLDAVVFTGGVGQNSSVVRSKCLSNLGFLNLKVDDEKNKSHKEGIGNISAEDSKVKILVIPTNEELVIARQTKRIISKS from the coding sequence ATGATGATCCTGGTTCTCAATTGCGGCTCGTCATCGGTTAAGTATCAACTTATCGATATGGAAAAAGAACTGGCCCTTGCAAAAGGTTCGGTCGAGCGCATCGGCATGTCGGCCTCGGTACTGACTCATATTCCCCATGACCGTCCGCAACGAAAAATATCAAGGGAAATTCTTGATCACATACAGGCTATTGATCAAGTAATAATCATGCTCCTCTCCGAAAAATACGGCGTCATCTCGGACAAAAGCGAAATCAACGCCGTTGGTCATCGGGTTGTCCATGGCGGCGAAAGGTTTACCGAACCGGTTCTCGTTACCCGTGATTTGATGGGAGAAATACGAAATCTTATTGAACTGGCCCCTCTGCACAATCCGCATAATATTCGAGGCATCAACGCCGCCAAGAAAAATCTGCCGGATATTCCTCAAGTCGCCGTTTTTGATACCGCCTTTCATCATCGTATTCCTCCGCATGCACATATATACGGCATACCATATCAGCTCTATAAGAAATATGCTATACGAAGATATGGCTTCCACGGACCGTCCCATCAATTTGTTTCACAAATAGCCGCGGAAAAATTAGGCAAACCGATTGAAGAACTCAAAATGATAACCTGCCATCTCGGTAATGGAGCCTCAATGGCCGCCGTTGATGGCGGTGTATCGATTGATACCACTATGGGTTTTACCCCTCTGGAAGGTCTTTTGATGGGAACCCGCTCCGGCGACGCCGATCCGGCCATAATTTTACATATCATGGCTCGTGAAGAATTAAGCCTGCACGAAGCCAATACGCTTTTGAATAAACATTCCGGCCTCATTGGCATTTCTGGATTATCATCTGACGTTCGCGAAATTCAGGAGGCTGCCGAAGAAGGACATCCCAACGCCAAACTCGCCCTGGACATTTATTGCTATCGAATTAAAAAATATATTGGCTCTTACGCCGCTGTAATGGGAGGACTGGACGCGGTCGTCTTTACCGGTGGAGTTGGACAAAATTCTTCGGTGGTCCGAAGCAAATGTTTGTCGAATCTGGGATTTCTTAATCTGAAAGTTGATGACGAAAAGAATAAATCTCATAAAGAAGGTATCGGAAATATTTCGGCGGAGGATTCAAAAGTCAAAATCCTGGTTATACCCACTAACGAAGAACTGGTAATTGCCCGGCAAACTAAACGAATAATTAGTAAAAGTTGA
- the gltA gene encoding NADPH-dependent glutamate synthase, with protein MKIPRVDMLEQKPEERVTNFNEVPFGLTPEQAMQEAERCLFCKKPKCIAGCPVEVKIPEFIELVAEGKFSEAARKIKETNALPAICGRVCPQDEQCEIVCVLTKKHTSVGVGMLERFVADWEREHNEIIIPKCAPPTGKKAAIVGAGPAGLTVAADLALMGHKVTIFEALHKPGGVLIYGIPEFRLPKSIVAAEVNYLEQLGVEVKTSFVIGKLDTIDELLNEEGFDSVFIGTGAGLPNFMRIPGENLKGVYSANEYLTRANLMRGYAFPDYDTPIFSGKNVAVLGGGNTAMDSVRISKRLGADNSYIVYRRSETEMPARTEERHHAKQEGIEFRLLTNPVKFIGDEDGWLTHMECVKMELGEPDSSGRRRPIPIEGSNYLIPVDTVVVAIGNSSNPLIPQTTPGLDTNRWGNITVDEKTMMSSRPGVFAGGDIVTGGATVILAAGAGKVAARAMHRFMLGLPMIEEPPEEEKDKKTDKKKPKAEKKA; from the coding sequence ATGAAAATCCCTCGGGTTGATATGCTCGAGCAGAAGCCGGAAGAGCGAGTTACGAATTTCAATGAAGTTCCTTTCGGTCTAACTCCGGAACAGGCTATGCAGGAAGCCGAACGCTGCCTGTTCTGCAAAAAGCCTAAATGTATCGCCGGTTGTCCGGTCGAAGTAAAAATTCCGGAATTTATCGAACTGGTCGCCGAAGGTAAATTCTCCGAGGCGGCCCGCAAGATTAAAGAGACCAATGCCCTCCCGGCCATCTGCGGCCGTGTCTGCCCGCAGGATGAGCAATGCGAAATAGTTTGCGTTCTTACTAAGAAACATACATCAGTCGGTGTCGGCATGCTCGAACGATTCGTAGCCGACTGGGAACGCGAACACAATGAAATCATTATTCCCAAATGCGCCCCGCCGACCGGTAAAAAAGCGGCTATCGTCGGGGCCGGTCCGGCCGGTCTGACCGTTGCAGCTGATTTGGCTCTTATGGGCCACAAAGTCACGATCTTCGAAGCCCTCCATAAACCGGGCGGAGTTTTAATATACGGCATTCCCGAATTTCGTCTGCCCAAATCAATCGTCGCCGCGGAAGTAAATTATCTCGAACAGCTCGGCGTCGAAGTCAAAACAAGTTTCGTCATCGGTAAGCTCGATACCATTGACGAACTCCTGAATGAAGAAGGTTTTGATTCGGTCTTTATCGGAACCGGGGCAGGGCTTCCAAATTTCATGCGCATCCCCGGCGAAAACCTCAAAGGCGTTTATTCGGCCAATGAATATCTGACTCGTGCCAATCTGATGCGCGGATACGCTTTCCCCGATTATGACACTCCTATCTTTTCCGGTAAAAATGTCGCCGTCCTTGGCGGAGGAAATACCGCCATGGATTCGGTTCGAATTTCCAAACGTCTCGGCGCCGATAATTCTTATATCGTTTATCGCCGCAGTGAAACCGAAATGCCGGCCCGTACCGAGGAGCGCCATCACGCCAAACAGGAAGGTATTGAGTTCAGGCTTCTGACCAATCCCGTCAAGTTCATCGGCGATGAAGACGGCTGGCTGACGCACATGGAATGCGTCAAGATGGAATTGGGCGAGCCTGATTCATCCGGCCGCCGCCGTCCGATTCCAATTGAAGGTTCGAATTATCTGATTCCGGTCGATACTGTCGTGGTCGCCATCGGCAACTCCTCCAATCCTCTTATTCCGCAAACTACTCCCGGTCTCGATACCAATCGCTGGGGCAACATCACCGTTGATGAAAAAACGATGATGTCTTCCCGGCCGGGCGTCTTTGCCGGAGGCGATATCGTCACCGGCGGCGCGACGGTTATCCTCGCGGCCGGAGCGGGCAAAGTCGCCGCTCGTGCCATGCACCGCTTCATGTTGGGCCTGCCCATGATCGAAGAACCACCGGAAGAAGAAAAAGACAAAAAAACCGACAAGAAAAAACCCAAAGCCGAGAAAAAAGCGTAG
- a CDS encoding DsrE family protein, with product MNRLTILSIMALFLLSSLALTPCLADSDKGHSEGDKDSGHELGDKDSEHEFGHNDSDHLVVLWTSGDKDVAMKMVFMYVYNAKKYGWWEDITLIVWGPSSKLASEDADIQDYIKKMIADGITIKACKACADLYEVSGALTAFGIEVKYMGTDLTEYIKAGKHVITF from the coding sequence ATGAATAGGCTTACCATTTTATCAATTATGGCGCTGTTTTTATTATCATCCTTAGCGCTCACCCCGTGCCTGGCCGATTCGGATAAGGGCCATAGTGAAGGCGATAAGGATAGTGGTCACGAACTCGGCGATAAGGATAGTGAACACGAATTCGGCCACAACGACAGCGATCATCTTGTCGTTCTCTGGACCAGCGGCGACAAAGATGTAGCCATGAAAATGGTTTTTATGTATGTCTATAACGCCAAAAAATACGGATGGTGGGAAGATATAACGTTGATCGTCTGGGGACCGTCTTCAAAACTGGCCTCGGAAGACGCCGATATTCAGGATTATATCAAGAAAATGATTGCCGATGGAATAACTATCAAAGCCTGCAAAGCATGCGCCGATTTGTATGAAGTTTCGGGAGCGTTGACCGCTTTTGGAATTGAGGTTAAATATATGGGCACGGATTTAACCGAATATATTAAAGCCGGCAAACATGTAATTACGTTTTGA